Sequence from the Suncus etruscus isolate mSunEtr1 chromosome 1, mSunEtr1.pri.cur, whole genome shotgun sequence genome:
CTGAGGTCCAAGCAGCTGTGAAGGGGACACGGGCATGGCCACTGCAGCTCTCCCATCTGTCACTTGCTTCTGGCCTTAATAGGCTGCCGGCCACCGGAGCAACACATCAACGGGGCAGGGCTGGTGTCTCAGCCGCTCTAATTGGGACAGGCTGGGAAGATGGAGTGAGTGGGGGGACGCAGTCCAGCACCTCCCCCACTCTACCTGGCAGGAGCACCCACAGCTctgagatggagggagaggaagagacaaCCAGGGTCCCTTCGAACACATGGCCCTTCAGCGCCACACACTTTATTCAGCACCAGAGGTGGTAGGCTGAGtaccagaaacaaagaaagacagtGAGGTCCCTGCCCTCAGGAGCCCACCACCACCAGCTCAAGGTGGACGATCAGGGCAAATGTGGGAGAAGGTATCAGTGTCCTGAGAGTCACCTTGGGGGCAAGGGAGGAGGAAATGTAGGTTAGAGGGCAAGGGTAAAGGCACAGTGTCGAGACAGCAGGAAACCGGCAGACGAGCATGTTCAAGCCAGAACAAGAGTGGAGATGGGGCAGGATGGGGACATGCAGAAGAAAGGCCAGGCCGGTGAACGGTGCTCCCAAAACCCCCCCCACTGGCCTGGCTGTGGTGTCCAGGGTTCCCCATCTTGGGCTGGGCCTCGATGGgacacttgcttagagagtggaACCCTGGAACTCTTCCAGATTAAATCctgggaaagcctggggtccctcAGCTCACCCCAAGGAAGATACACAATCAGTTCTCTGCTCTGCTTTGCAGAAGGTGCAGATGGAGCAGATGTCCTGGGACAGTTGAGGAGAAGTTGATGGCAGTGGGGCTGTTCCTGCATGGGGGAGGGACCCCAGGGTAGGGCATAGGGCCGGGAAAAGAGAGCGAAAAGGACAGAGTCAGGCCACCTAGGACTGCAACATGAGGCAACGGACGAGCAGGTGGAGCAGGCTGATGACGCAGGCCAGCCCTGCCAGGATGCCGAGCCTCAGCGGCAGGTACTCCAGCGAGCGCTCCAGCTCGGCGAACAGCTGCACCGTCTGGCGCTTGGTGAGGCTCCACTCGCCTGAGTTGTCCAGGACATGGCTGGCAAGGTGGACCTTGTCCTTCAGGGGCAGCTGGGCATTGATCCGGGCCTCTGCGTCCTCACGGCTCAGGCTGTTTCGCCGCATGAGCCGGGCCAGCTGTGTGTCACGGTCACtagaagggggccagagtggaggCTGTTCAGGTAGGGCAGCGTGTGTGTGTCCCTCCCATGGGCCTGGGCAGCTTTATCTTCGTGTCTATGAGTGTCCCTTCTCTATGTGGGGTGCCCAACAGCATCCTGGCTACTACCTAAGTCCCTCATGAGGTCGCTAAGCTGTGTTCTGCTGCAGGCCAGCCTTGTCCCAGCCCTGCTTTGGTCACCTGCTCTTAGCACTTAGCAGCCTCCTGGACGAATCACTTTTCAAGAAAAGATGGTGCCTATGCTTTCCACTGTTCATACCCAGGTTCTGGGTATTTCTGGCTCCattttcaggagtgacccctggtggggCTTCTGGGACTTTATGCGGTGCTGGAATAAATTAGTAACAGCCATATGCAATGAAAGTGCCTTAAACACTGTCTTATCTCCCTGGCCCCGTGGAGATCCCTTTTATAAAAAGCAAgacatgagggcccggagagatagcacagcgacatttgccttgcaagcagccgatccaggacccaaggtggttggtttgaatcccggtgtcccatatggtcccccgtgcctgtcgggagctatttctgagcaggcagccaggagtaacccctgagcactgccgggtgtgacccaaaaaccaaaaaccaaaaaaaaaaaaaaaaaaaaaagcaagacatggtggagccggagcaatagcacagcttgccttgcatgctgctgacctaggtttaatccctgttgGATTCCTGGTCCTATCCTAATCAGTATTCATAATCCACTTTAGGGTGCAATCTGGTAATGGGATTACTAGATCCCccccctacttggtattcctcctccactctagggtgtggcctggttcttgctaataaaagcctgATTTGAGGAAGGAAAGAGCtccttcttcagtcttcttccactaagtTGCTTTCCTTCTctggagcagaaggcttgtgtggtgtgATTCCTAccttgagtgttggaattcctgaagcTGTTCTTacaccctttcactgtgtggattatttcctgcattgacatttgcttccagacccatgtctctccaggtcctagttttggagcctggggtTCTGATTATAGATGATGTCTGAACAGGAATCTGAAACTGTTTCAGGGACTGAAACAGGAATTCTGCTGACGTAATTTCGTTGCTTCTTAGGTGGATTTCACcgttctgggttttttttttttttttttggtttttgggccacacccggtaatgctcaggggttactcctggctatgcgctcagaagtcgctcctggcttgggggaccatatgggacgccgggggatcgaaccgcggtccgtctcctaggctagcgcaggtaaggcaggcaccttacctccagcgccaccgcccggcccccgttcTGGGTTTTTAAGGTGAGGCTATTTGGTTCAAAGTGACGTCAGTGGCTTGGGCTTTGGTTAAAAGACTCTGGCTTCTCCTCATGCGAACTGCATTAGTGGTGACTTtccttgttttttcattttgtatgtatTGTGAGAATCAAAAGATACGGGCTAAAGTGTAACCTTGCACTAAAAGTTTCTGAAGCACTTTCTAATGTTTCTGAAAGGTCTGTAAAGCCAAAAATTAGAAAGGCAATTCCAGTGATCATTCGTGGTCAAGCCAAAAGTCCTGAGGGTAGTGTTCTGCCGCCCCCTACTGGCACTAGGCTAGTAGAGCCTCTAGTTGTTTCACTAGTCTAGTTGGTTTACAAAACGAatcaaaagatattaaaatagtcCAATAAGAAGGCTGATCTGTAAGactctcactcactcctccacCACAGCTCTTTAGAGACTGTGGAAATTCAAACTAATacagaatcagaaacaaattttccccatcaggaaaacaatcaaacttcttttttttttttttttttttggtttttgggccacacccggtaacgctcaggggttactcctggctatgtgctcagaagttgctcctggcttgggggaccatatgggacaccgggggatcgaaccgcggtccgtccaaggctagctcaggcaaggcaggcacattacctttagcgccaccgcccggcccccttttaaacttttttttttttggtttttgacaaTCAAACTTCAATCTATGAGTGTTTAAATATGAATTACTTCAGTCAATTTAAAAACGGTTTttggaggctggaatgatagtatagtggtagggcgtttgccttgcatgcagctgacccaggatgaacccagattcaatccctagcatcccatatggttccttgagcctgccaggagctatttctgatcactgagcaggagtaacccctgagctctgccaagtgtgggccaaaagcaaaaaaaaaaaaaaaaaaaagtgttctcagACTATGGTCctcattttccatttttgtgtTGAACCCACCAGGATTTCAACATTATAACAAAGACCTGTTTAAGTGCTTCTCAATATTtacacttctaggtgtggccccaaaacaaacaaacaaacaaaaaacaaaaaggcaagacACGCACACAACTCGAAAGGCAGGAAAACACGCCGACATGCATGGACAGGGCCTGAGCTGGATCCCTGGAACTATGCAACCTCCCATGCACTGCCACGGGGAGGCACCTTCCTGAGCAATAAATGTTCATGTCTCTGGCATCTTTCATGTGTGTTTCAGGTGGGGTAGAGGACCAGCCCCTAGAACTGTCAAGTGTGTGAGGGGCTAGAGGCTCTCTCTAAGACAGAATAACCCACAGTCACTGCTGCTCTTGGCATAGATGCCAACCTGGAGGGGCCTGGGGACAGCAGTTGGCATCTACTTACTCCAAGTGTGCTCTTTAATCTTTTGGCACAAAATTCCAATTGTGTTAAGATGGCAAGGCCAGAGGTTCCATCAACTCAGTGGAGTCTGGTATAAGCAGGGAGATCAGAGCAGGGCAGGGGGCCCAGGATGATGCAGATCATGAGGGAATTGAAAGGGGGTGACAGCCCAATGGGGCTTTACATGACAATTAACAGGGTGCAGGTGGGGTGATAATCAGGGCACTCAACACCTTAAGCCCGACCTCCAGCCTGAGAACTACTTGTCCAGACACCCGCAGCAGGTCAGGTACCTCTCTAAGTGCTGTGTAGGGTTCAGGAAGCTGAGGGCAGAGACGTCCTCACTGTCCCTAACCCATGAGCTGTGACTTACTTTTCCTAACAGCCTCCTCATTACTAGAATTTGCTGCATGTCCTGGATGATTTTTCCCTGAGTCAGGCTGCCGGTTCCCTCCCTGAGGCACAACCAAGGGGCCCAGGAATGTCCTTTGAACCCCTCAGATCCCCTCttgcttattaaaaaaaaaatctgggggtgGCTCCTCAAGCCCATGTAACACCTATCTCACTGGCTtgcccttttttggtttttggtttctgggccataccagcagtgctcagggggttctcctggctctgagttcagaaatcactcctggcagacttgaaggaactatgggatgccagggattgaacccaggtgtgacccaggtCAGGCTCTGGCCCTGGCTGGCTagtctgtttctttgcttatttattttcactttggaGAAGCTTGGGTTCTCACTCAAAcatctttctcctttatttcctctcctatcttttttttttttttttttggggggggttgggtcatacctgccgatgctcaggggttattcctggctatgtgctcagaaatcgctcttgggagaccatatgggatgctggggattgaaccaaggtccatcataggtcagctgcatgcaaggcaaaacgccctactgttgtgctatcactcgacctcctctcttttttttgatttttgggtcgcatccggcagcgctcaggggttcctcctggctccatgctcagaaattgctcctggcaggctcgggggaccatatgggatgccgaatttgaaccaccatccttctgcatgcaaggcaaatgacttacctccatgctatttctccggctcctctcctatctttctaagcaagttttgttCGTTAAAAACTACCTGTGTTCAGGgcaggagaggtagtacagtaggtaggtcaCTTGTGTGGCATACAACCAACCCAGTTTCaacccccagaatcccatctggtcccatgagcacagccaggaatgattcctgagtattgttgggtgaggccccaaaacgaaacacataatgaaacaaaaaatttcatttaaaaaaaatctgggggaCAAGtaggccacaccaggctgtgctcaggaatcaatcaatcactcctggctctgcactcaaggatcattctttaCGGGACTTTAGAAAATATGTGcggtaccaggaatcgaacctgggttggctgcatgcaaggaaagcatcctgcCCGCTGTCCTATCACCACTACCCCTCACCTGCCCCTCTGGGGTTTCCTCTCCTACACCTCAGTAACTGCTTAACTCACTACACCCTAACTGCATCATGCTGAGAGCGGAACAGCATAAAGTCATGAATGGGGCTACATTGGGGAAAGCTGAGGAAGGCTCAGGAGCAGGGAACCCAGAGGAATGTAGGAACATGGCAGCTAGCCAGACACCTCCAGCTGCCAACAGGGGGCGTCCTTCCCAAACACTGGAGAGGCCATCTCCTTCCACCTTCTCTAGACTCTGGTTCTGGCCAGCCCCGGGCCTCCTCACTCACCAGTACACAACCACCGTGTGCTTCAGGAACTTGAGCAGCTTCTTGGTCTCAAAGAGCAGGGGGATGTCCAAAATCACATAACGGTACCCTGTGGGGAACAGACAGATACTATTCAATCGTGTAGACCCAGACTGAGAGTCAACAAAGGGCAAGGTGGGATGGCAGACTGGAGGGCAACTCTCTTCTCAAGAAAGGTCCCCAGCTGGGAGAATTTCGAGAGAAAAGCGTAAGCCAAGAGTAGCCAGTTCCAGCAGGGCTCTTGGAGGCTGAAGGAGAGGGAAAAGCAGGAAGGACTCATGAAGTGTGAGagaaggtgggtgggagggaaggttCCAGAAATGTGGATCAACAGAGCTGGAGGAGCAGAATGCCCCGGGAAGTGGAAGCCTCGTGGTGTGTGAGGCCATGTGGACAGGTGGTCAGAGCAGGCACGTCAGGTCCCCAAGCACTTGGATCTCAGCAGAAATTGGCCGTGATCAgagatatgggacactggggaagcCTGCAGGGGCAGCTGGACCCTCTCtgtcctccttctctctgtcctgCTCACAAGGGTAAACCATGGCGTTTTCTCCTAAATCAAGTCCAAGCCTGGCCTCTGAAAGGGACAGTCTGACAGGCCCTCTGCCGATGCACTGGGGCCTCCGAGAGGAAAGAGACTGTTTCTTGCTACGAGAGGTGCACTTCCAGTTGAGAAGTATGGGCACTGGGTTGGAGAATGACAAAGGCCATTTGAAACATCACTGGTTAACATGCAGGTGGCCCCTCAGCCACCCTGGAGATAATATGGGCTCTTCCTCTCCCCACAtcggggggaagagagagagagagagagagagagagagagagagagagagagagagagagagagagagaggagagagagagagagagagagagaggagagagagagagagagagagaagagagagagagagagagagagagagagagaagagaaggggagagaaagagagaggagaggagagagtgtgaatgagagagagataaagggtGTACAGTTCAAGGTCTGGgaacagaaaggaaagggaaCAGAGTGCTTCTGTCCACAGCCCCGCTGCCTGGTTCCTGGGTACGCCCCTCTGACACTAAACAATATAGGAAACATAGTTATAAGGTATCTTGGGGAGCTGGTAACACATAGAACAAGGTGACAGTGACTGTTCCTCAGCCTCCTCAGGAGACACAGATAATATCAGGggctacagggccagagagatagtatagaagtagggcatttgtcttgcatgcagaaggatggtggttcgaatcccagcaccccataaagtcccccgagcctgccaggtgcaatttctgagtgtagagccaggagtaacacctgagtgctgccgggtgtgacccaaaacccaaaaataatcccccaaaacaaaagaacaacaacaaaaaaacctatcAGGGACTGGGACTAGagtgagatagtacaaggggtaaggtatttgccttgtacagaaccaacctgggtttgatccctggcatcccatatggtcccccccagcaccttgaggagtgattcctggatgcagagccatgaataacccctgagcatatctagatgtggtccaaatccaccacacacacattaaaaaagTCCTAAGAGGAGTATGGGGTTTATAAAGCTGGAACTCACTACACAGCCCAAAGAAAACTTCAATGTGGAggacagaacaatagcacagtagttgagagctgccttgtatgcagccaaccccgtatgaactctggtttgattctcagcatcccaatggtccccgagcctgccaggagcgacttctgagtgcagagccaggagtaacccctgaatgctactgggtgtgaccccccccccaaaaaaaaaaaaaaaaactttagtgtgGTTTGTAatgatagcacttgccttgcacgcagcaaacccaggttcgatccccaacatcccctgtggtcccccaagtctgccaggaaaaatccctgaacattgatacAAGAGcaatccctggggctggagagatagcatggaggtaaggcgtttgcctttcatgcaagaggtcatcagttcgaatcccagcgtcccatatggtcccccgtgcctgccaggagcaatttctgagcatggagccaggagtaacccctgagcactgccgggtgtgacccaaaaaccacaaaaaaaaaaaaaaaaagagcaatccctgagtaatgctgggtgtgcacccccccaaaaaaaaagaaaaagaaacctcagTGAGCCAGTGGGCATATGCTGTGTATGAGGCTGCTGGGGTCAGTCCCCTGTACTCTC
This genomic interval carries:
- the DCAKD gene encoding dephospho-CoA kinase domain-containing protein, with the translated sequence MFLVGLTGGIASGKSSVLQVFQQLGCAVVDVDVIARHVVQPGYPAHQRIVEAFGTEILLENGDINRKALGDIVFNQPDRRHLLNTITHPEIQKEMMRETIKYFLRGYRYVILDIPLLFETKKLLKFLKHTVVVYCDRDTQLARLMRRNSLSREDAEARINAQLPLKDKVHLASHVLDNSGEWSLTKRQTVQLFAELERSLEYLPLRLGILAGLACVISLLHLLVRCLMLQS